In one Bactrocera tryoni isolate S06 chromosome 5, CSIRO_BtryS06_freeze2, whole genome shotgun sequence genomic region, the following are encoded:
- the LOC120778713 gene encoding NADH dehydrogenase [ubiquinone] 1 beta subcomplex subunit 5, mitochondrial — protein MVSWSSISRPLTALSQYRNILNSPVCRNAVQQQIRKSGHDHHQFTIQPSRFQWNKFKDLLHFYVMIGLIPITGIVLYTNIFIGPAQLTEIPEGYEPKHWEYHKHPISRFIARYIYPSPQQEYEKALHHIFEENEKAMIRQLEKEVNEKMAERNDYKAYYYRPAIAKYHRISKEAADQLESIRGTK, from the exons ATGGTCTCTTGGAGCAGCATTTCACGTCCATTGACGGCTTTATCACAATATCGGAACATTTTAAACTCACCAGTTTGCCGAAATG ccgTACAACAGCAGATACGAAAATCTGGACATGACCATCATCAGTTCACAATACAGCCTTCTCGATTCCAGTGGAATAAGTTCAAAGATTTGTTGCACTTCTACGTCATGATCGGTCTTATTCCGATTACAGGAATTGTTTTGTACACTAACATTTTCATTGGCCCAGCTCAGTTGACCGAAATTCCAGAAGGTTACGAGCCCAAACATTGGGAATATCATAAG cACCCAATTTCTCGCTTTATTGCTCGGTACATCTATCCTTCTCCGCAACAAGAATACGAAAAAGCCTTGCAccatatttttgaagaaaatgagAAAGCTATGATAAG ACAACTTGAGAAAGAGGTGAATGAAAAAATGGCGGAACGTAATGATTACAAAGCCTATTACTACAGACCTGCCATCGCCAAATATCATAGAATTTCTAAAGAGGCTGCCGATCAATTGGAATCAATAAGAGGcactaaataa
- the LOC120776893 gene encoding rho GTPase-activating protein 68F isoform X1, with the protein MDITLGNAHATSRLPGPAINPVVENSEEPQPSLSDLHDFEPKLEFDDTELLSPTPLQKDVMVDDFVLAEDEDIEPAEIVNPLEDDFDQLREEQSEAIGIVKNRCDFLGTDKQGRHIFAIYASRFPEKAQMEKFICDVIKEIEPFVENDYILVYFHQGLREHSKPSAQLLWNSYKELDRNFRKNLKNLYVVHPTLFIRFIWKFFSPFISDKFRQKLVYISSLDELRQALGLSKIKVPDSVCDFDEQLFRSKSSSSSFGYGYGGGNNNTTKQMANTVQFGAPLKFIVSNSPCLNSIPPIVRKCVDSLSITGMIDTEGIFRRSGNHSEIIALKERVNRGEDVDLSNVNVHVIAGLLKSFLRDLSEPLLTFELYDNITSFLDWQKEERSRNVTQLIREKLPEENYELFKYLVEFLVRVMECEDLNKMTSSNLAIVFGPNFLWSNRNNTTLEDIRPINAFIDFVLQNHKDIYLIDVNQGHTPIG; encoded by the exons ATGGATATCACGCTAGGAAATGCCCATGCGACCTCTCGGCTTCCTG GACCAGCGATAAATCCGGTGGTGGAGAATTCCGAAGAGCCTCAGCCGAGTTTGTCAGACTTGCATGACTTTGAACCCAAATTGGAGTTTGACGATACAGAATTACTATCGCCAACACCGTTGCAAA AGGATGTTATGGTTGACGATTTCGTATTAGCAGAAG ACGAAGACATCGAGCCTGCGGAGATAGTAAATCCGCTGGAAGACGATTTCGATCAGTTGAGGGAG GAACAGTCTGAGGCCATTGGTATCGTTAAAAATAGATGCGATTTTCTTGGCACTGACAAGCAGGGAAGGcatatatttgcaatttatGCATCACGGTTTCCTGAGAAAGCTCAAATGGAAAAATTCATATG TGATGTTATAAAAGAAATCGAACCATTTGTAGAGAATGATTATATTCTCGTATATTTTCATCAAGGTCTTAGGGAACATAGCAAACCATCGGCGCAATTGCTTTGGAATTCTTATAAAGAATTGGACcgcaattttcgaaaaaatctcaaaaatctATATGTAGTTCATCCTACATTATTCATACGTttcatttggaaattttttagtcCATTCATTAGCGACAAATTTCGTCAAAAACTCGTATATATTTCCAGTTTGGATGAATTACGTCAAGCATTGGGTCTCTCAAAGATAAAGGTACCCGATAGCGTATGTGATTTTGACGAACAATTATTTCGCAGTAAAAGCAGCTCATCTAGCTTTGGATACGGATACGGAGGAggtaacaacaacacaacaaaacaaatggCCAATACAGTGCAGTTTGGTGCTCCGCTTAAATTCATCGTATCCAACAGTCCATGTCTCAACTCCATACCACCAATAGTACGAAAATGCGTCGACTCTCTGTCCATCACTGGCATGATTGACACAGAGGGTATATTTCGTCGTTCAGGAAATCATTCCGAGATAATTGCACTAAAAGAGCGAGTTAATCGGGGAGAAGATGTGGACTTGTCAAATGTCAATGTTCACGTCATTGCTGGCCTGCTAAAAAGCTTTTTGCGTGATCTAAGTGAACCACTACTCACATTCGAGTTGTACGATAACATCACTAGTTTCCTAG ATTGGCAAAAGGAGGAACGCTCTCGTAATGTGACGCAGCTTATTAGGGAAAAACTACCTGAGGAAAACTATGAGCTTTTTAAGTACTTAGTCGAATTTCTAGTCCGC GTTATGGAATGTGAGGATCTAAACAAAATGACATCGTCAAATTTAGCTATTGTATTCGGTCCAAACTTTTTATGGTCGAACAGGAATAACACTACCTTGGAGGATATTCGACCgataaatgcatttattgatTTTGTGTTGCAAAATCACAAGGACATTTATCTGATCGATGTCAATCAAGGTCATACCCCCATCGGCTGA
- the LOC120776893 gene encoding rho GTPase-activating protein 68F isoform X2 translates to MVDDFVLAEDEDIEPAEIVNPLEDDFDQLREEQSEAIGIVKNRCDFLGTDKQGRHIFAIYASRFPEKAQMEKFICDVIKEIEPFVENDYILVYFHQGLREHSKPSAQLLWNSYKELDRNFRKNLKNLYVVHPTLFIRFIWKFFSPFISDKFRQKLVYISSLDELRQALGLSKIKVPDSVCDFDEQLFRSKSSSSSFGYGYGGGNNNTTKQMANTVQFGAPLKFIVSNSPCLNSIPPIVRKCVDSLSITGMIDTEGIFRRSGNHSEIIALKERVNRGEDVDLSNVNVHVIAGLLKSFLRDLSEPLLTFELYDNITSFLDWQKEERSRNVTQLIREKLPEENYELFKYLVEFLVRVMECEDLNKMTSSNLAIVFGPNFLWSNRNNTTLEDIRPINAFIDFVLQNHKDIYLIDVNQGHTPIG, encoded by the exons ATGGTTGACGATTTCGTATTAGCAGAAG ACGAAGACATCGAGCCTGCGGAGATAGTAAATCCGCTGGAAGACGATTTCGATCAGTTGAGGGAG GAACAGTCTGAGGCCATTGGTATCGTTAAAAATAGATGCGATTTTCTTGGCACTGACAAGCAGGGAAGGcatatatttgcaatttatGCATCACGGTTTCCTGAGAAAGCTCAAATGGAAAAATTCATATG TGATGTTATAAAAGAAATCGAACCATTTGTAGAGAATGATTATATTCTCGTATATTTTCATCAAGGTCTTAGGGAACATAGCAAACCATCGGCGCAATTGCTTTGGAATTCTTATAAAGAATTGGACcgcaattttcgaaaaaatctcaaaaatctATATGTAGTTCATCCTACATTATTCATACGTttcatttggaaattttttagtcCATTCATTAGCGACAAATTTCGTCAAAAACTCGTATATATTTCCAGTTTGGATGAATTACGTCAAGCATTGGGTCTCTCAAAGATAAAGGTACCCGATAGCGTATGTGATTTTGACGAACAATTATTTCGCAGTAAAAGCAGCTCATCTAGCTTTGGATACGGATACGGAGGAggtaacaacaacacaacaaaacaaatggCCAATACAGTGCAGTTTGGTGCTCCGCTTAAATTCATCGTATCCAACAGTCCATGTCTCAACTCCATACCACCAATAGTACGAAAATGCGTCGACTCTCTGTCCATCACTGGCATGATTGACACAGAGGGTATATTTCGTCGTTCAGGAAATCATTCCGAGATAATTGCACTAAAAGAGCGAGTTAATCGGGGAGAAGATGTGGACTTGTCAAATGTCAATGTTCACGTCATTGCTGGCCTGCTAAAAAGCTTTTTGCGTGATCTAAGTGAACCACTACTCACATTCGAGTTGTACGATAACATCACTAGTTTCCTAG ATTGGCAAAAGGAGGAACGCTCTCGTAATGTGACGCAGCTTATTAGGGAAAAACTACCTGAGGAAAACTATGAGCTTTTTAAGTACTTAGTCGAATTTCTAGTCCGC GTTATGGAATGTGAGGATCTAAACAAAATGACATCGTCAAATTTAGCTATTGTATTCGGTCCAAACTTTTTATGGTCGAACAGGAATAACACTACCTTGGAGGATATTCGACCgataaatgcatttattgatTTTGTGTTGCAAAATCACAAGGACATTTATCTGATCGATGTCAATCAAGGTCATACCCCCATCGGCTGA
- the LOC120777805 gene encoding solute carrier family 35 member C2 has translation MTQPRYELLSGSSKQDDVNQSGLSRRTTFGSHYDEDDDENEEIELSTEHRIRYESDDEEEDCYINGHLAAKNINRDNVHNESGGVAGSPNAALLPGSRLLQMAVGTVMIILLYLVLSIGLTFYQQKLIKELQFPMTIVAYHLVLKFLLSAVVRTIYKICVGKTRVKLDLHTAWQKMAPAGIASGIDIGFSNWGLGLVPISLYTMTKSSTIVFILIFAIMLGLEKKSCFLIFIVGLIAIGLFMFTYEAADFNTLGFIFLLLASLSSGIRWSFAQFVMQKSKLGLHNPIDMIYYMQPWMIASVLPFLITFEASKLYNIDLSIISNDVITRNVFYITFGAVLAFLMECSEYLVLSKTSGLTLSIAGIFKDICQLALGVELNGDQLSLINVLGLIVCLAGICMHLLHKYLTLTKMESLEMGEEESDLRFNETTISSNTNNNSHQTGGNAGAGGNVLSAVLQKKHSSQTIPLLEQSDSDDSNNDNEQSASDVIFDVLKRRDMQR, from the exons ATGACCCAACCGCGTTATGAGCTTTTAAGCGGCAGTAGTAAACAAGATGATGTAAACCAAAGTGGACTGTCACGACGTACAACTTTTGGGTCACATTATGATGAGGATGATGACGAAAATGAGGAGATCGAGCTGAGTACTGAGCATCGCATAAGATATGAAAGTGATGATGAAGAAGAAGATTGCTACATAAACGGACATTTAGCCGCTAAAAACATTAACCGGGATAATGTGCACAATGAATCTGGAGGTGTGGCGGGTTCACCGAATGCCGCTCTTCTGCCGGGATCTCGCCTACTGCAAATGGCAGTCGGAACAGTAATGATTATTCTTCTTTACTTAGTGCTATCTATAGGTTTAACTTTCTACCAACAAAAGTTAATTAAG GAACTACAATTTCCCATGACCATCGTAGCTTACCATttagtattgaaatttttactttctGCTGTTGTGcgaacaatttataaaatatgtgttGGAAAGACGAGAGTAAAATTAGATTTACACACGGCATGGCAAAAAATGGCACCAGCAGGTATAGCTAGTGGCATCGACATAGGATTTTCAAATTGGGGACTAGGGCTAGTGCCAATCTCTTTGTATACAATGACTAAATCCTCAACGATtgtttttatacttatatttgcaaTAATGCTTGGACTGGAAAAGAAg AGTTGCTTCCTCATATTTATTGTCGGCCTAATTGCTATTGGACTTTTTATGTTCACCTACGAAGCCGCAGATTTTAATACACTCGGTTTTATATTTCTTCTGTTGGCCTCTTTGAGCAGCGGTATCCGATGGAGCTTTGCACAATTTGTCATGCAGAAGTCTAAGTTAGGCTTGCACAACCCAATCGATATGATATATTACATGCAACCTTGGATGATCGCTTCGGTCTTACCATTCCTAATAACATTTGAGG CTAGCAAGCTGTATAACATTGACCTATCCATAATATCTAACGACGTGATTACACGGAATGTGTTTTATATCACATTTGGTGCAGTACTAGCTTTTCTAATGGAATGTAGTGAATATTTAGTTCTTTCAAAAACTTCCGGTTTAACACTTTCAATTGCTGGAATTTTCAAg gatATTTGTCAACTTGCCCTTGGAGTGGAGTTGAATGGCGATCAATTAAGCTTGATAAACGTTCTTGGTTTAATCGTTTGCTTAGCTGGTATTTGCATGCATTTGTTGCACAAATATTTAACTCTTACAAAAATGGAATCCCTTGAAATGGGTGAAGAGGAAAGTGACTTACGATTCAATGAAACTACCATAAGTTCCAATACAAATAATAACAGCCATCAGACTGGTGGCAATGCCGGCGCAGGTGGGAATGTATTATCTGCCGTACTGCAAAAGAAACATTCCTCCCAAACCATTCCATTACTGGAACAAAGCGACTCTGATGACTCCAATAATGACAATGAGCAAAGCGCCTCGGATGTTATATTCGATGTATTGAAACGGAGAGATATGCAACGATAA
- the LOC120778170 gene encoding protein KRI1 homolog → MNRNLFEGSDESDGEDLQISTNKEYAKSYNSFRKKELLKKFKDRGYDVNSESSSDSESSSEEDEVVDIKFDKEFLKTLSSLKNKDPTIYDKSTQFFQSINEDNDEAEDKKNVTKDKKHKPVTLKDYERQVILDKGGIFEDEIDSEEDTPNRIPSPTFAEEERKLKEEFKNVVNKNDSEDDEANEDAFGGIFKKRNKTKDEQDKEDADYLKWLAGQKDDIEDPIKESLKPLKNYWNSNNLPQSERFLRDYILNKGYGNTKSSDIPTYDEIVGDNQPLSEDEQELEKQAEFEQKYNFRFEEPDAEFIKRYPRTIEQSVRQTDDRRKQKRQEIKERKKFEKEQKMQELEIVKEMKRKEIEDKIQKIKMVTGNEELGFKDEELEEDFDPEAHDRRMQEIFNDEYYQVDEGEEKPECPSDIEELKVEDWDNYDPNVEDGEYYNDTHCEDEDFNMDCDYDPEAAKEQLQKELIENTKKRKGRKGRKSQFMEMIKTDKPVFDPVDEKTYEEYIDEYYKLDCEDMIGDIPCRFKYTETTPNDFGLTIEEILLAKNKELNQWASLKKTIQIRPEHLEKKDQRLYKLKAKNEALKRKIFKSLYGEGSDDEGAEEDILIAQSNPESTENNLINNTEISKIENKNKRKAQAEEETNKSSSINDSNEIPDKKLKLDDPNPKADKSAKINEDAQTNSKKKRKKRKSKASNAAPETSTSAHQNSNNQSPKDNKPNPFKSSKHNQSSSTSATSSIVGESSNSAFGKTKSSNPNKPNPFKGNKNNKGRGNGQANSEQSSRSVSNKIQKKKFKPNSKKFDSSNKDSKDGVNVSDDRLRAYGINPKKFHKKQKFGKPQN, encoded by the exons ATGAATAGAAATTTGTTTGAAGGATCAGATGAAAGTGATGGAGAGGATCTCCAAATAAGCACCAATAAGGAGTATGCAAAATCATATAATAGTTTTCGTAAAAAggagttattaaaaaaat TTAAGGATCGTGGATATGATGTTAATTCCGAGTCATCAAGTGATAGTGAGTCGTCGTCAGAAGAAGATGAAGTGGTCgatataaaatttgataaaGAATTCCTTAAAACCTTGTCGTCATTAAAAAATAAGGATCCAACGATATATGATAAAAGCACACAATTTTTCCAATCTATAAATGAAGATAACGATGAAgctgaagataaaaaaaatgtgacaaAAGATAAAAAACATAAACCAGTAACGTTAAAGGATTATGAACGTCAAGTTATTTTGGACAAAGGCGGAATATTTGAAGATG aaatagaTTCCGAAGAGGATACCCCAAATCGAATACCATCACCAACGTTCGCCGAAGAGGAGCGTAAATTAAAAGAAGAATTTAAGAATGTGGTTAACAAAAACGATTCAGAGGACGATGAAGCTAATGAAGACGCCTTTGgaggaattttcaaaaaaagaaataaaacgaaaGACGAGCAAGACAAAGAAGATGCAGATTACTTGAAATGGCTGGCTGGACAAAAGGACGACATAGAAGATCCCATAAAAGAATCCTTAAAACCCCTTAAAAACTACTGGAACAGTAACAACTTGCCACAAAGTGAACGCTTTTTACGAgattatattttgaataaagg ttATGGAAACACCAAGTCTTCAGATATTCCCACTTATGATGAAATCGTTGGGGATAATCAACCATTGTCGGAGGACGAACAGGAACTGGAAAAACAAGCggaatttgaacaaaaatacaatttccgCTTCGAAGAACCCGATGCTGAGTTCATAAAACGCTATCCTAGAACAATTGAGCAATCCGTACGCCAAACCGACGATCGGAGGAAACAAAAAAGGCAAGAAATAAAAGAACGCAAAAAGTTTGAaaaggaacagaaaatgcaagaGCTAGAAATAGTAAAAGAAATGAAGCGAAAAGAGATTGAggataaaatacaaaaaattaaaatggtaACCGGCAATGAAGAACTTGGCTTTAAAGACGAAGAGCTTGAGGAAGACTTTGATCCGGAAGCGCATGATCGACGAATGCAAGAAATATTCAATGACGAATATTATCAAGTGGACGAAGGCGAAGAAAAACCAGAATGTCCATCAGATATTGAGGAATTAAAAGTGGAGGACTGGGACAACTATGATCCGAATGTGGAAGATGGCGAATATTATAATGATACTCATTGTGAAGATGAAGACTTCAATATGGATTGTGATTATGATCCCGAGGCGGCTAAAGAACAATTGCAAAAAGAACttattgaaaatacaaaaaagagaAAAGGCCGAAAAGGTCGTAAGAGCCAATTTATGGAAATGATTAAGACCGATAAACCAGTGTTTGATCCAGTCGATGAGAAAACTTATGAAGAATATATTGATGAATACTATAAGTTGGATTGTGAAGATATGATTGGCGACATTCCATGCCGTTTTAAGTATACAGAGACAACGCCAAACGATTTCGGCCTCACCATAGAGGAG ATACTTTTAGCTAAAAATAAGGAACTTAATCAATGGGCAAGTTTAAAGAAAACCATCCAGATTCGACCAGAACACTTGGAAAAGAAGGATCAAAGATTATATAAATTGAAAGCCAAAAATGAAGCActtaaacgaaaaatatttaaaagtttatatggCGAAGG GTCGGACGATGAAGGCGCTGAGGAGGATATACTAATTGCACAGTCAAATCCTGAATCCACTGAAAACAATCTAATAAACAATACTGAAATTAGTAAAATAGAGAATAAAAATAAGCGTAAAGCTCAAGCAGAAGAGGAAACCAATAAATCGTCTAGCATTAACGACAGTAACGAAATTCCAGACAAAAAACTTAAGTTGGATGATCCAAATCCGAAGGCTGACAAAAgcgcaaaaataaatgaagacgCGCAAACAAATAGTAAAAAGAAGCGTAAAAAACGTAAATCTAAAGCTAGCAATGCTGCGCCAGAAACCAGCACATCAGCACATCAAAATTCAAACAACCAATCGCCAAAAGACAATAAGCCTAACCCATTTAAATCCTCTAAACATAATCAATCTTCTTCGACAAGTGCAACCAGCTCTATTGTCGGAGAGTCGAGTAACTCAGCGTTTGGTAAAACCAAATCAAGTAACCCAAATAAACCAAATCCGTTTAAagggaataaaaataataaaggaaGAGGTAACGGCCAAGCAAACTCGGAGCAGAGCTCTCGGTCTGTATCCAACAAAATacagaaaaagaaatttaaaccGAATTCAAAGAAATTCGATTCAAGTAACAAAGATTCCAAGGATGGAGTAAACGTTAGTGACGATCGTTTAAGGGCATATGGAATCAACccgaaaaaattccataaaaagcAGAAATTTGGAAAGCCCCAAAactaa
- the LOC120776892 gene encoding eukaryotic translation initiation factor 3 subunit L, which translates to MYSGEDYGSADYYDDYGHTGDPQLDMEYERSYYASRMPDNVKFFLQNFCQAIKEGVLFDIQNMYENTFPQISDHHFDKSAWPDEQEVASIVDNDKVFLILYKELYYRHIHARIPGGPKLDQRINSFFNYCDFFNLIISSQNPVSLELPDIWLWELVDEFVYQFQNFAQYRARLTDKTQEEIQQLCVNHSNVWSILCILNVLHSLVDISNIKKQLEAISQGNDPQTVAGEFGELSFYKMLGYFSLVGLLRVHSLLGDYYQAIKVLEPIEIHKKSQYSHIPACQISTSYYVGFAYMMMRRYADAIRTFSEILLYIQRTKQLYSTRSYQNDQINKQAEQMYHLLAICLVLHPQCIDESIQQVLREKNYHDAMFKMQCGDLEVFKSFFIFACPRFVSPCPPAADAPMEDYVKDPMEHQLMVFMDEVRQQKDLPTTRSYLKLYTTLPLVKLASFIDSNASEDDVSKLLIRLLCFKHKMRNLVWTKGSSGLEGSFKSGSELDFYIDDDMIHIADTKISHRYGDFFVRKIMKFNDLNRKLKNIHI; encoded by the exons ATGTATAGCGGAGAGGATTATGGAAGTGCT GACTACTATGACGATTATGGACACACCGGCGATCCGCAATTGGATATGGAATATGAACGTAGTTACTACGCAAGTCGAATGCCAGACAATGTAAAGTTTTTCCTTCAAAACTTCTGTCAGGCCATTAAAGAGGGTGTACTATTCgatatacaaaatatgtacGAGAATACGTTCCCACAAATTAGTGACCATCATTTCGATAAAAGCGCTTGGCCTGATGAGCAAGAAGTAGCGTCAATTGTAGATAACGATaaagttttcttaattttatacaAGGAATTGTACTACCGTCACATTCACGCCCGTATACCTGGCGGTCCTAAATTAGATCAACGCATAAATTCATTCTTTAATTattgcgatttcttcaacctaaTAATTTCATCACAAAATCCAGTATCATTGGAATTACCTGATATCTGGTTGTGGGAACTAGTTGATGAATTTGTTTACCAATTCCAAAACTTTGCGCAATACAG AGCGCGTCTTACTGACAAGACACAGGAAGAGATCCAACAACTTTGTGTTAATCATAGTAATGTTTGGAGTATACTCTGCATATTAAACGTTCTTCATTCTCTTGTGGATATTTCAAACATTAAGAAACAACTGGAAGCAATTTCCCAAGGAAACGATCCCCAAACTGTTGCTGGAGAGTTTGGCGAATTGTCGTTTTATAAAATGTTGGGTTATTTCTCTTTGGTAGGCCTCTTGCGTGTACATTCACTGTTGGGCGATTATTATCAAGCTATTAAAGTACTGGAACCTATAGAAATCCACAAGAAGTCGCAGTATTCTCATATACCTGCCTGCCAAATTTCAACTTCATACTACGTTGGATTCGCATACATGATGATGCGCCGTTATGCTGATGCTATTCGCACTTTCTCTGAAATCCTCTTGTACATTCAACGCACCAAGCAGTTGTACAGCACGCGCTCGTACCAAAACGATCAAATTAACAAGCAAGCTGAACAAATGTACCACTTGTTGGCAATCTGCCTTGTTTTACATCCACAATGCATTGATGAGTCAATTCAACAAGTTCTTCGTGAAAAGAATTATCATGATGCTATGTTCAAGATGCAATGTGGCGATTTGGAAGTATTTAAATCGTTCTTCATCTTCGCTTGTCCACGATTTGTTAGCCCATGCCCGCCCGCCGCCGATGCTCCGATGGAGGATTACGTTAAAGATCCAATGGAACATCAACTGATGGTGTTTATGGATGAAGTGCGTCAGCAAAAGGACTTGCCTACAACACGTTCTTATCTCAAACTGTACACAACATTACCATTAGTCAAATTGGCCTCATTTATCGATTCTAACGCCAGTGAAGATGACGTTTCAAAACTGCTTATccgtttgctttgttttaagcaCAAAATGCGTAACTTGGTCTGGACCAAGGGCTCTAGTGGTTTAGAAGGCTCTTTCAAATCTGGTTCAGag ttGGACTTCTATATTGATGATGATATGATCCATATAGCCGACACGAAGATTTCACATCGTTATGGCGACTTCTTTGTTCGAAAAATAATGAAGTTCAATGATCTTAACCGTAAATTGAAGAACATCCACATTTAA
- the LOC120777806 gene encoding cyclin-J, which translates to MESNKSPDSCGYSNFFCHSPIIPLTNYGVDVNCPEMGTTTLDVPLFPQYSNPFELFTNQRTEISHWLCDYSDDIFQTLRETELRRIVLGFQSKQCTFREAMLRLLKVAAELHSLSRTTLHLALYLLDGFMDNFTIRSEKLNLTALTCLIIAAKIEEADINAPKFVDMNKLVGDVYTVEEFRQAEMKVLMLFHFDLIRPTVATFAEYFANHIITLDDYHLYLQNWHGGLFKYHSILNSQMEILNYTTTDIVPPFYRTYKEMATALSKLMFTLVDESLSCIKFVNARPSIVAASCIAAVRHLSFIRPTWTPYLVQITECPVEEITPCMTAIIAIYNLHISKVQAMCYAAAKLSNNGGAICDSPESGFVSICDTKSESSDNESNIDVVEIDNCSLLLGKRSHSTTNLNENIVEEQNLCTNDEYSSLAKRRKKV; encoded by the exons ATGGAAAGTAATAAATCACCAGATTCTTGCggatattctaattttttttgtcattccCCGATTATTCCTCTTACTAATTATGGAGTTGACGTTAACTGCCCAGAAATGGGAACAACAACATTGGATGTACCCTTGTTCCCACAATATTCAAACCCTTTCGAGTTGTTTACCAACCAG CGAACTGAAATATCACACTGGCTTTGTGATTACTCGGATGACATATTCCAAACATTACGTGAGACAGAGTTGCGACGAATTGTTTTGGGATTTCAATCCAAACAATGCACTTTTAGAGAAGCAATGTTGCGGTTGTTAAAGGTGGCTGCGGAACTGCATTCACTTTCTCgtacaactttacatttag caCTTTACTTGCTCGATGGTTTTATGGATAATTTTACTATTCGAAGCGAAAAACTAAATCTAACAGCATTAACGTGTTTAATTATTGCGGCGAAAATTGAGGAAGCTGATATTAATGCACCGAAATTTGTTGATATGAATAAGCTTGTTGGAGATGTTTATACTGTGGAGGAGTTTCGCCAAGCTGAAATGAAAGTTTTAATGTTATTCCACTTTGATTTAATCCGCCCCACTGTTGCTACATTCGCAGAATACTTTGCCAATCACATAATCACACTCGACGATTACCATCTGTACTTACAAAATTGGCATGGCggtttatttaaatatcattCTATACTAAACTCGCAAAtggaaatattgaattatacaaCAACTGATATAGTTCCACCATTTTACCGGACTTATAAAGAAATGGCTACGGCATTAAGCAAGTTAATGTTTACTCTTGTAGACGAATCTTTAAGTT GTATCAAGTTTGTGAATGCTCGTCCTTCGATAGTAGCCGCATCCTGCATTGCTGCCGTGCGGCATCTTTCATTTATACGGCCTACCTGGACACCCTACCTCGTACAAATAACCGAATGTCCGGTAGAAGAAATTACACCGTGTATGACTGCTATAATTGcaatatataatttacatataagtaAAGTGCAAGCAATGTGTTATGCTGCGGCTAAACTATCAAACAATGGAGGAGCTATTTGCGATAGTCCAGAGTCTGGTTTTGTATCTATATGCGATACGAAATCTGAATCATCGGACAATGAAAGTAATATTGATGTTGTTGAAATTGATAATTGTTCACTATTGCTAGGTAAGAGGAGTCATTCAACTACAAACCTTAACGAGAATATCGTGGAAGAGCAAAATTTGTGCACAAACGATGAATATTCTAGTTTAGCTAAACGCAGAAAAAAAGTGTGA
- the LOC120778714 gene encoding autophagy protein 12-like → MADTEDNSITEKDNSKICILLNATGNVPIIKKRKWTVDPNKTVSWIQKFIHQYLKLDANEQIFLYVNQTFAPAPDQIIKNLYECHGTNGKLVLYYCKNQAWG, encoded by the exons ATGGCGGATACAGAGGATAATTCCATAACTGAGAAAGACAATTCAAAGA tttgtataCTACTCAATGCTACAGGCAATGTTCCGATAATCAAAAAACGAAAATGGACAGTAGATCCTAACAAAACGGTCAGTTGGATACAGAAGTTTATACACCAATATCTAAAACTAGATGCAAATGAACAGATC tttctttatgTTAATCAAACCTTCGCTCCTGCACCGgatcaaattataaaaaacctCTATGAATGTCATGGAACTAATGGGAAACTTGTTCTTTATTATTGCAAAAACCAAGCTTGGGGTTGA